In the Microscilla marina ATCC 23134 genome, one interval contains:
- a CDS encoding 7TM diverse intracellular signaling domain-containing protein, whose product MWQKVSYIVLFWILSNTVCFAQTSKTNSNVQHQVAVIANPSKTIHESLNQYLTVLEDTSNKLTYEQISSPTFQQQFTPYNQRIKEFKHQYTYWGKIILQNQVKRKDDWLLHIGGRNSVVELYIPQPEGKALVKKAGVFVPVAQKSVNEAILSLVKIYLPYQTPQTIYIKIVMFDKRTPKFNLELHDLQNYNEGLRWESLFQGMFQGVFWIMILYNLVIFFSTKDRTYLYYSSYMLFLAIYFLYFHGFIREYFIPAHPALDSYIWIVTVSMMSVLYFGFMRVFLHTKDIISRIDPFVRVYMGIRIALIPIELIYYYFSSNYPLMNTLSLVCGGIDALFSAVLFVVLYKTGSITARYFILGALSLNIAVIAGIFIYSYSRFAYSLVYQSGAALEVLLFSLGLGYKIKENELEKRRAQADLIEQLHQNDKLQKKHTQELEDKVTERTAKVLQQKEEIAAQSEHMKAALSQLGDKNRQLQRTNKHITDSINYARRIQQAILCDQEEITRNFKDAFVLLAPKDIVSGDFYWFNEDIFAHKNEPLGVQITAPPVYDEEDDNSKRLHPRVKVLIAADGTGHGVPGAFMTVMGQNLLDEIILNQKITEPSQILYELDHRLASTLQKTRTENSAPINDGMDVSILAVDEKAGKVYFSGAKHPFWYVRNGAIHQVKGSKFPIGSSQYRVSKVFETFTMDIQQGDVYYIFSDGFQDQFGGALGRKYMRKYFRKFLLEISGRPLKIQKQLLETELRDWQDTNPQTDDVLIIGVKM is encoded by the coding sequence CAATTCAAATGTTCAGCATCAGGTAGCGGTCATTGCTAATCCTTCCAAAACCATCCATGAAAGTTTGAATCAATACCTCACTGTACTAGAAGATACCTCTAATAAACTCACTTATGAACAGATCAGTTCGCCTACATTTCAACAACAGTTTACCCCTTACAACCAACGAATTAAAGAATTTAAACATCAATATACCTATTGGGGAAAGATAATCTTGCAAAATCAAGTCAAGCGGAAAGACGATTGGTTGTTGCATATAGGCGGGCGCAATAGTGTAGTAGAATTGTATATACCACAGCCAGAGGGCAAAGCCCTGGTAAAAAAAGCAGGCGTTTTTGTTCCGGTTGCCCAAAAATCAGTCAATGAGGCCATTTTGTCGTTGGTCAAGATATACTTACCCTATCAAACCCCACAAACAATTTATATAAAAATTGTCATGTTTGATAAACGCACCCCCAAGTTTAACCTGGAGTTGCATGATTTACAAAACTACAATGAAGGTTTAAGGTGGGAGAGTTTGTTTCAAGGCATGTTTCAAGGTGTTTTTTGGATTATGATCTTGTACAATTTAGTCATTTTTTTTAGTACAAAAGACCGTACCTATTTGTACTACTCGTCTTATATGCTGTTTTTGGCTATCTACTTTCTTTATTTTCACGGTTTTATCAGAGAGTATTTTATTCCAGCACACCCTGCCTTAGACAGTTACATTTGGATTGTCACAGTAAGTATGATGTCGGTATTGTACTTTGGTTTTATGCGGGTTTTTTTGCATACCAAAGACATTATTTCCAGGATAGACCCTTTCGTAAGGGTGTATATGGGTATACGCATTGCCTTGATTCCAATAGAACTTATTTATTACTACTTCTCGTCTAATTATCCGCTCATGAATACCCTTTCGTTGGTATGTGGGGGCATTGATGCGCTGTTTTCGGCGGTGTTGTTTGTTGTATTGTATAAAACCGGCAGCATTACCGCCCGTTATTTTATTTTAGGAGCTCTTTCGCTCAATATTGCCGTCATTGCAGGCATATTTATCTATTCTTATTCACGTTTTGCCTACTCATTAGTATACCAGTCAGGAGCAGCTTTAGAAGTATTGCTCTTTTCGTTGGGATTGGGTTATAAAATCAAAGAGAATGAGCTGGAAAAACGCCGGGCACAGGCCGATTTGATAGAGCAACTACACCAAAACGACAAATTGCAAAAAAAGCATACCCAAGAGCTCGAAGACAAGGTGACAGAGCGCACGGCAAAGGTGCTGCAACAAAAAGAAGAGATTGCGGCACAATCTGAACACATGAAGGCGGCATTGAGTCAGTTGGGAGATAAAAACCGACAACTACAACGCACCAATAAACACATTACTGATAGTATCAACTATGCCCGAAGAATCCAGCAGGCTATTTTGTGTGATCAGGAAGAGATTACCCGAAACTTTAAAGACGCTTTTGTTTTGCTTGCACCCAAAGACATTGTTTCAGGTGATTTTTACTGGTTTAACGAAGATATTTTTGCCCATAAAAATGAACCTTTGGGTGTGCAAATTACTGCCCCACCAGTGTACGACGAAGAAGATGACAATAGCAAACGGTTGCATCCAAGGGTCAAGGTATTGATCGCAGCTGACGGTACGGGACACGGGGTACCAGGGGCTTTTATGACAGTAATGGGGCAAAACTTGTTGGATGAGATAATTTTAAATCAAAAAATCACTGAACCTTCGCAAATTTTATATGAACTAGACCATCGTTTGGCCAGTACTTTGCAAAAAACCCGTACCGAAAATAGCGCCCCCATCAATGATGGCATGGATGTATCTATACTGGCAGTAGACGAAAAAGCCGGCAAGGTGTATTTTTCGGGAGCCAAGCATCCTTTTTGGTATGTCCGCAACGGAGCAATACACCAGGTAAAAGGCTCTAAGTTTCCCATTGGCAGTAGTCAGTACCGGGTGAGTAAAGTGTTTGAAACTTTTACAATGGATATACAGCAGGGAGATGTTTATTATATTTTTAGCGATGGTTTTCAAGACCAGTTTGGGGGGGCATTGGGTCGCAAATACATGCGAAAGTATTTCAGAAAGTTTTTGCTTGAGATAAGTGGCAGACCACTTAAGATTCAGAAGCAACTGCTGGAGACTGAGCTAAGGGATTGGCAAGACACTAACCCACAAACAGATGATGTATTGATTATTGGGGTGAAAATGTAA